A window of the Eulemur rufifrons isolate Redbay chromosome 6, OSU_ERuf_1, whole genome shotgun sequence genome harbors these coding sequences:
- the KCNJ11 gene encoding ATP-sensitive inward rectifier potassium channel 11 isoform X2: MLSRKGIIPEEYVLTRLAEDPTEPSWLLFAMAWWLIAFAHGDLAPMEGAGEPCVTSIHSFSSAFLFSIEVQVTIGFGGRMVTEECPLAILVLIVQNIVGLMINAIMLGCIFMKTAQAHRRAETLIFSKHAVIALRHGRLCFMLRVGDLRKSMIISATIHMQVVRKTTSPEGEVVPLHQVDIPMENGVGGNSIFLVAPLIIYHVIDANSPLYDLAPGDLHHHQDLEIIVILEGVVETTGITTQARTSYLADEILWGQRFVPIVAEEDGRYSVDYSKFGNTIKVPTPLCTARQLDEDRSLLDALTLASARGPLRKRSVAVAKVKPKFSISPDSLS; encoded by the exons ATGCTGTCCCGCAAGGGCATCATCCCTGAGGAGTATGTGCTGACACGTCTGGCAGAGGACCCCACCGAGCCCAG CTGGCTACTCTTCGCCATGGCCTGGTGGCTCATCGCCTTCGCCCACGGTGACCTGGCCCCCATGGAGGGCGCCGGGGAGCCCTGTGTCACCAGCATCCACTCCTTTTCATCTGCCTTCCTTTTCTCCATCGAGGTCCAGGTGACCATTGGTTTTGGTGGACGCATGGTGACCGAGGAGTGCCCCCTGGCCATCCTGGTGCTCATTGTGCAGAACATCGTGGGGCTCATGATCAACGCCATCATGCTGGGCTGCATCTTCATGAAGACCGCCCAGGCCCACCGGAGGGCCGAGACCCTCATCTTCAGCAAGCACGCCGTTATCGCCCTGCGCCACGGCCGCCTCTGCTTCATGCTGCGGGTGGGCGACCTCCGCAAGAGCATGATCATCAGCGCCACCATCCACATGCAGGTGGTGCGCAAGACCACCAGCCCTGAGGGCGAGGTGGTGCCCCTCCACCAGGTGGACATCCCCATGGAGAACGGCGTGGGAGGCAACAGCATCTTCCTGGTGGCGCCCCTCATCATCTACCACGTCATCGATGCCAACAGCCCACTCTACGACCTGGCGCCCGGCGACCTGCACCACCATCAGGACCTCGAGATCATCGTCATCCTGGAAGGTGTGGTGGAAACCACGGGCATCACCACCCAGGCCCGCACCTCATACCTGGCCGATGAGATCCTGTGGGGCCAGCGCTTTGTCCCCATTGTGGCTGAGGAGGATGGACGCTATTCCGTGGACTATTCCAAGTTTGGCAACACCATTAAAGTGCCCACGCCACTCTGCACGGCCCGCCAGCTTGATGAGGACCGCAGCCTGCTGGACGCCCTGACCCTTGCCTCAGCCCGAGGGCCCCTGCGCAAGCGCAGCGTGGCCGTAGCCAAGGTCAAGCCCAAGTTTAGCATCTCTCCGGATTCCCTGTCTTGA
- the KCNJ11 gene encoding ATP-sensitive inward rectifier potassium channel 11 isoform X1, with the protein MLSRKGIIPEEYVLTRLAEDPTEPRYRARERRARFVSKKGNCNVAHKNIREQGRFLQDVFTTLVDLKWPHTLLIFTMSFLCSWLLFAMAWWLIAFAHGDLAPMEGAGEPCVTSIHSFSSAFLFSIEVQVTIGFGGRMVTEECPLAILVLIVQNIVGLMINAIMLGCIFMKTAQAHRRAETLIFSKHAVIALRHGRLCFMLRVGDLRKSMIISATIHMQVVRKTTSPEGEVVPLHQVDIPMENGVGGNSIFLVAPLIIYHVIDANSPLYDLAPGDLHHHQDLEIIVILEGVVETTGITTQARTSYLADEILWGQRFVPIVAEEDGRYSVDYSKFGNTIKVPTPLCTARQLDEDRSLLDALTLASARGPLRKRSVAVAKVKPKFSISPDSLS; encoded by the coding sequence ATGCTGTCCCGCAAGGGCATCATCCCTGAGGAGTATGTGCTGACACGTCTGGCAGAGGACCCCACCGAGCCCAGGTACCGTGCCCGAGAGCGGAGGGCCCGCTTTGTGTCCAAGAAAGGCAACTGCAACGTGGCCCACAAGAACATTCGGGAGCAGGGCCGCTTCCTGCAGGACGTGTTCACCACGCTGGTGGACCTCAAGTGGCCGCACACGCTGCTTATCTTCACCATGTCCTTCCTGTGCAGCTGGCTACTCTTCGCCATGGCCTGGTGGCTCATCGCCTTCGCCCACGGTGACCTGGCCCCCATGGAGGGCGCCGGGGAGCCCTGTGTCACCAGCATCCACTCCTTTTCATCTGCCTTCCTTTTCTCCATCGAGGTCCAGGTGACCATTGGTTTTGGTGGACGCATGGTGACCGAGGAGTGCCCCCTGGCCATCCTGGTGCTCATTGTGCAGAACATCGTGGGGCTCATGATCAACGCCATCATGCTGGGCTGCATCTTCATGAAGACCGCCCAGGCCCACCGGAGGGCCGAGACCCTCATCTTCAGCAAGCACGCCGTTATCGCCCTGCGCCACGGCCGCCTCTGCTTCATGCTGCGGGTGGGCGACCTCCGCAAGAGCATGATCATCAGCGCCACCATCCACATGCAGGTGGTGCGCAAGACCACCAGCCCTGAGGGCGAGGTGGTGCCCCTCCACCAGGTGGACATCCCCATGGAGAACGGCGTGGGAGGCAACAGCATCTTCCTGGTGGCGCCCCTCATCATCTACCACGTCATCGATGCCAACAGCCCACTCTACGACCTGGCGCCCGGCGACCTGCACCACCATCAGGACCTCGAGATCATCGTCATCCTGGAAGGTGTGGTGGAAACCACGGGCATCACCACCCAGGCCCGCACCTCATACCTGGCCGATGAGATCCTGTGGGGCCAGCGCTTTGTCCCCATTGTGGCTGAGGAGGATGGACGCTATTCCGTGGACTATTCCAAGTTTGGCAACACCATTAAAGTGCCCACGCCACTCTGCACGGCCCGCCAGCTTGATGAGGACCGCAGCCTGCTGGACGCCCTGACCCTTGCCTCAGCCCGAGGGCCCCTGCGCAAGCGCAGCGTGGCCGTAGCCAAGGTCAAGCCCAAGTTTAGCATCTCTCCGGATTCCCTGTCTTGA
- the KCNJ11 gene encoding ATP-sensitive inward rectifier potassium channel 11 isoform X3, whose translation MAWWLIAFAHGDLAPMEGAGEPCVTSIHSFSSAFLFSIEVQVTIGFGGRMVTEECPLAILVLIVQNIVGLMINAIMLGCIFMKTAQAHRRAETLIFSKHAVIALRHGRLCFMLRVGDLRKSMIISATIHMQVVRKTTSPEGEVVPLHQVDIPMENGVGGNSIFLVAPLIIYHVIDANSPLYDLAPGDLHHHQDLEIIVILEGVVETTGITTQARTSYLADEILWGQRFVPIVAEEDGRYSVDYSKFGNTIKVPTPLCTARQLDEDRSLLDALTLASARGPLRKRSVAVAKVKPKFSISPDSLS comes from the coding sequence ATGGCCTGGTGGCTCATCGCCTTCGCCCACGGTGACCTGGCCCCCATGGAGGGCGCCGGGGAGCCCTGTGTCACCAGCATCCACTCCTTTTCATCTGCCTTCCTTTTCTCCATCGAGGTCCAGGTGACCATTGGTTTTGGTGGACGCATGGTGACCGAGGAGTGCCCCCTGGCCATCCTGGTGCTCATTGTGCAGAACATCGTGGGGCTCATGATCAACGCCATCATGCTGGGCTGCATCTTCATGAAGACCGCCCAGGCCCACCGGAGGGCCGAGACCCTCATCTTCAGCAAGCACGCCGTTATCGCCCTGCGCCACGGCCGCCTCTGCTTCATGCTGCGGGTGGGCGACCTCCGCAAGAGCATGATCATCAGCGCCACCATCCACATGCAGGTGGTGCGCAAGACCACCAGCCCTGAGGGCGAGGTGGTGCCCCTCCACCAGGTGGACATCCCCATGGAGAACGGCGTGGGAGGCAACAGCATCTTCCTGGTGGCGCCCCTCATCATCTACCACGTCATCGATGCCAACAGCCCACTCTACGACCTGGCGCCCGGCGACCTGCACCACCATCAGGACCTCGAGATCATCGTCATCCTGGAAGGTGTGGTGGAAACCACGGGCATCACCACCCAGGCCCGCACCTCATACCTGGCCGATGAGATCCTGTGGGGCCAGCGCTTTGTCCCCATTGTGGCTGAGGAGGATGGACGCTATTCCGTGGACTATTCCAAGTTTGGCAACACCATTAAAGTGCCCACGCCACTCTGCACGGCCCGCCAGCTTGATGAGGACCGCAGCCTGCTGGACGCCCTGACCCTTGCCTCAGCCCGAGGGCCCCTGCGCAAGCGCAGCGTGGCCGTAGCCAAGGTCAAGCCCAAGTTTAGCATCTCTCCGGATTCCCTGTCTTGA